The following proteins come from a genomic window of Bacillota bacterium:
- a CDS encoding Gfo/Idh/MocA family oxidoreductase → WSWGLPPHVRVDELHEVLGPDGALSMRPRGDQLPPAADKPGSTVDGAKVFDSVPHANGVDPGSLGYLWLLQRDTPEPHAVIYQRNDMVEDELAAFIQAIREDGEVRVGGREAIAALRVAMAVLESGETGRLVRLSEVTAPAGRKA, encoded by the coding sequence TGTGGAGCTGGGGGCTGCCGCCTCACGTTCGGGTGGACGAGCTTCACGAGGTCCTTGGCCCGGACGGGGCGCTTTCCATGCGGCCCCGGGGCGACCAGTTGCCGCCGGCGGCGGACAAGCCGGGGTCCACGGTGGACGGCGCCAAGGTTTTCGACAGCGTGCCGCATGCCAACGGGGTGGATCCCGGCAGCCTGGGGTATTTGTGGCTCCTGCAGCGGGATACGCCGGAGCCACACGCGGTCATCTACCAGCGTAACGATATGGTGGAAGATGAGCTGGCCGCCTTCATCCAGGCCATTCGCGAGGACGGTGAGGTCCGCGTGGGCGGCCGTGAGGCCATTGCGGCGCTCCGGGTCGCGATGGCGGTGCTGGAATCCGGGGAGACGGGGCGCCTGGTGCGTTTGAGCGAGGTCACGGCGCCTGCGGGACGGAAGGCTTAA